In Dromiciops gliroides isolate mDroGli1 chromosome 4, mDroGli1.pri, whole genome shotgun sequence, one DNA window encodes the following:
- the LOC122753330 gene encoding small integral membrane protein 36-like, with product MEFYLEIDPVTLNLIILVASYVILLLVFLISCILYDCRGKDPSKEYAPEAPLDSQPSIQLVLMQQSSPGSHWAKGPGLPYGTATPLGKKNTVV from the coding sequence ATGGAGTTTTACCTGGAAATCGATCCTGTTACCTTGAACCTGATTATCCTAGTGGCAAGCTATGTCATCTTGCTGCTGGTTTTCCTCATCTCCTGTATCCTCTACGATTGCAGAGGGAAAGATCCCAGTAAAGAGTATGCCCCTGAGGCCCCTCTGGACTCTCAACCATCCATCCAGCTGGTATTAATGCAACAGAGTTCTCCTGGGAGCCACTGGGCAAAGGGACCTGGCCTGCCTTATGGCACTGCAACTCCTCTTGGGAAGAAGAACACAGTTGTTTGA